The following coding sequences lie in one Lolium perenne isolate Kyuss_39 chromosome 2, Kyuss_2.0, whole genome shotgun sequence genomic window:
- the LOC127334342 gene encoding small ribosomal subunit biogenesis GTPase RsgA 1, mitochondrial, which yields MPLLPPPPTSTATLPRLHLRLPLLRRAAPRPPRHLLPPPAAGALPPPAPDALLPTQATGLVAASQANFMRVIVASTAPGLEQHRGADLLCVVRALLKKIRRRVLVGDRVLVGAVDWAGRRGVIEDVFQRRTEVADPPVANVDRIVLLFSLDQPQPEPATLTRFLVDAESAGIPFLLVFNKVELVDQQTISYWRDRLKSWGYDPLFISVNQSSGLGALEEMLEGQTTVVVGPSGVGKSSLINALRCNQNISEEDPIHQLVEQNSKWFGEQRVGTVSKKSGKGKHTTRHVSLLPIVDGGFLADTPGFNQPSLMKLTKQGLAETFPEIRRMLEENEPSQCLFNDCAHIGERGCVVKGDWERYPYYLQLLDEIKIRESFQLRTFGTKREGDVRYKTGTLGVKQAEPRLQLKKHRRVSRKRMNQSILDDIDAEMDDPDDDYEFGVSRRAGKR from the exons ATGCCGCTCCTCCCACCCCCGCCCACCTCCACCGCCACGCTcccccgcctccacctccgcctcccgctCCTCCGCCGCGCCGCCCCCCGCCCTCCACGCCACCTACTGCCGCCACCCGCCGCAGGCGCCCTCCCTCCACCCGCCCCCGACGCGCTCCTCCCGACCCAGGCCACGGGCCTCGTGGCCGCCTCGCAGGCCAACTTCATGCGCGTCATCGTCGCCTCCACGGCCCCGGGCCTGGAGCAGCACCGGGGCGCCGACCTGCTCTGCGTCGTGCGCGCGCTGCTCAAGAAGATCCGCCGCCGCGTGCTCGTCGGGGACCGGGTGCTCGTGGGCGCCGTCGACTGGGCCGGCCGCCGCGGCGTCATCGAGGACGTCTTCCAGCGCCGCACCGAGGTCGCCGACCCGCCCGTCGCCAACGTCGACCGCATCGTCCTCCTCTTCTCGCTCGACCAGCCGCAGCCCGAGCCCGCCACGCTCACCAGGTTCCTCGTCGACGCCGAGTCCGCGGGCATTCCCTTCCTGCTCGTCTTCAACAAGGTCGAGCTCGTCGACCAACAG ACCATTTCGTACTGGAGAGACAGGTTGAAGAGCTGGGGTTATGATCCACTCTTCATAAGTGTTAATCAGAGTTCTGGATTAGGTGCTCTTGAAGAGATGTTGGAAGGACAGACAACTGTAGTTGTTGGTCCAAGCGGTGTAGGAAAGTCCAGTCTGATTAATGCCTTGAGATGCAACCAAAATATTTCAGAAGAAGATCCAATACATCAACTTGTTGAGCAG AATAGTAAATGGTTTGGTGAACAACGTGTTGGAACTGTGTCCAAGAAAAGTGGCAAAGGAAAGCACACCACACGTCATGTTTCATTGCTTCCGATAGTTGATGGAGGTTTTCTTGCTGATACTCCTGGATTTAATCAGCCTAGTCTGATGAAACTGACCAAACAGGGTCTTGCAGAAACTTTTCCTGAG ATAAGAAGGATGCTCGAAGAAAATGAGCCCTCACAGTGCTTATTTAATGACTGTGCTCACATTGGTGAACGTGGCTGTGTTGTCAAAGGTGATTGGGAAAGATACCCATACTATCTGCAGTTGCTTGATGAGATCAAAATCAGAGAATCCTTCCAGTTACGAACATTTGGAACTAAAAGGGAAGGTGATGTCAG ATACAAAACAGGTACCTTGGGTGTGAAGCAAGCTGAGCCTCGCCTTCAACTGAAAAAGCACAGGAGGGTGTCCAGGAAGAGGATGAACCAATCGATTCTGGATGATATTGATGCTGAAATGGATGACCCTGATGATGACTATGAGTTCGGTGTGAGCCGACGCGCTGGCAAACGGTGA